The region ATATAACAGTTTTGTGTATCAGCTCCGCACCGTTGGCGGACAGTTGGATGAGCTTCAAGTCGAAGTCCTCGCGACTGCGGAAAGGGTCGGCAGCTGATGGCATTCACCACCCGGGAAGGCAAGACGCAGACGACGCTGGCCGAGATCAACATGATCCCGTTCATCGATATCGTCCTCGTTCTGCTCATCATTTTCATGGTGACCGCGCCGGTGATCCAGTCCGGAATCGATGTGAATGTGCCGAAGACGCAGGTCGTGCGTGAACTCTCGGAGGAAAAGCTCGTCGTGACGATTGACAAGAAACAGGATCTGTATCTGCAGAGCGATCCGGTCA is a window of Terriglobia bacterium DNA encoding:
- a CDS encoding biopolymer transporter ExbD — protein: MAFTTREGKTQTTLAEINMIPFIDIVLVLLIIFMVTAPVIQSGIDVNVPKTQVVRELSEEKLVVTIDKKQDLYLQSDPVNLHELGDRIHQKLLDPSRQSIYLMADQSVPFQTFATVLDALKQAGIE